From Triticum aestivum cultivar Chinese Spring chromosome 7B, IWGSC CS RefSeq v2.1, whole genome shotgun sequence:
acaagtgatgatttcaggtctttgaagccaccataacgagtgcatgaagccttggatggaatatacaagatgccacttcataaatttcgtccagaggctattctaggtgctgcgtcacctttttattgggccatgcccatgtaatttcgaaatacataagtataggctatttttagagtccgtatgtgtggggaaacaagagatagggttggtttcagacccctccaccaagggccacgaaattcccccctcttcctccatatatacaacccttagggcaccatttagactttgggttttgcttagattaaagttcgccatatttgcaacttcgcgtacttcgtttgtgttcaacgaccagacaaaggcgtcacagaaccccaccttgatcaataaagctttcatcttatattgcaatctcagtttcttgcttgttcttcgtttgctcgcaggaaacggaccctcgtggtcaggttgatcgtgctccggcgtggtcaataacctctcggagttggtttagcgattgctaagttgcgacgtcctcgcacgttcgtagtcggatcgtcaaagttgacttccaccaaagcgatatccatcatctcatcgaaagacgggacacctttgcctctatcagcactTGAAACTTCtgtcaatgtttctcccaaaaaaGTGTGGATTTTTTTTGGATTCTTTATTTAGTTTTGATTTTGCTGTTCACCCGaactcatttgagctcgggtgtaAAAACTCTGCGTCCATTTTCGAAAGTCATTAAACCTTCCTTATATATGTTTCACTTTTTCCTTCTCCTCGTGATTTTTTTCCCCCATCTCTGATTTTTCCCCATCCACCCTCCCTAAAATAGAATCAATTGTATTATGTTTTATTAACTTACCAAAATAAAGACATATTTTGTTTGGTAAGTCAATAAATCTCTACTACTTAAGGAACATAAGGTTCTCATTTCACCTCTATTTCGTGCAACCTTCCTTATATACGTTTTactctttccttcttctcttgaATTTTTTCTCCCATCTCTGATTTTTCTCACATCCATTCTCCTTAAAATAGAATCAATTGTCTCATGTTTTATTAACTTaccaaataaaaatatattttgttTGGTAAGTCATTAAATTCTTACCAAATAAGTACTTAACATTGAAATGGCAGGTAAATCATGACGATTGCATACAAGAACTTGCTAAGATTTTAGCGCATCAATATAATAATTGACGTGCAGTTACGGGCTAATCTACTAGAATGTTTATAcgctcgttgcaacgcacgggcaattgtcTAGTGTTGAAATAAAAAGACAGAGACAAGTGTGTATTGGCGAGGAGGGATGTGCTGTAATATGTTTTCTTCTCCCCTTGCAACGCACCGGAAACTTCAAACATGCATGTCACTTATTTTTGGATACCCATTTCTGAATTCCCCCCACTATAGTTGACCTCTTATGTTCTTGCATCAGATTTTTTAGCTGGATATAGCATATGACACAAGGTGGACATCACTACGACTGTCGATGAGGGCAGAAAGGAATATAAGTGACAATACATGTGTGGTCTTATGTAAAAATAAAGGACAAAGACAAGTGTATATCAATGAGAAGGATGGGGTGTGATATATTttcttctcccgttgcaacacacaggAAATTTTGCTAGTTAAACAAAGAAAATCATATCAACCAGTAGAATCTTTCATTTTGATGTAAAAAAAACTAGAATCTTTCATTCCCCGGTTGAAACACACCCTAGTAAAGAAAACAAGAATGGGAAAAATATAGGAACCGCGAGCCATGTCTTGCAAAGTCATACATGATTCTTAACGGAAATGCTTCGGTTCACCCGACTGATTTCCGGAAGAAATCTGCCACTTTCGTCGCGCGACACGTGCCATGGACCGTAGCAAACATCGCTTTGCCCACCCTTTTGCCTCATCCTTTGTGTAGGCACTCATCCCATTTGCCCCTTTCTCATTCCTCCACCGACCACTGCTTCGTCCGCCGTCACCGAGCTGCAGCCTCACACGCGCCACTCCAGCGCCGCCATGAAGAGGGAAGAACCACTGATTTCGCTCGTGCCCGCTTTGCCTCCCGCACCGGGGGCATCACGCGATGTGACAACGAtgaatggtggtggtggttgctgGAAAGAAGGGATGCGGCGACCCGCGAGTATGGCGCCCGACGACTGCTACGAGGGGCAACGACCACCGAATCCGCAGGTGCTGCCATCGGGATCTCACGGGGCGATGATGTTTGTAAGACACGCCCAATGCTGCAACGCGTGAGGCGAGGGGATCCGTTGATGGGTTGCAACAACAACATCGGTGGTGCCATGCTTGTGAAAACAACCAATGCTGCTACGCGGGAGGCGAGGGGAAGGCTTTCTATAGGGAGCGCTGCTATGCACACGACGCATAGCAGACGATTTGTGCACGATAGGGCATATCCGTGCGTCCGTGCATATTATCAAAGTGCAGCAGACGGCTAGATGAAAATCGTGCACCTGTCGTCCATGGAGTGCATCGTCTGCATAGCTGTTTCGTTCTATAGGCTTTTTTTTTGAAAACCCGTCCGCACGGTCCGACGAAAGAGTATAATTTTCATATAGGACAGATCAATTTTTGTGTGTGTCCAGACAGGGGGGAGGTGCTTAAATGGAAATCCTTTGGAATAAGAAAAAAGGAGATCCTGCTGTTTCctgtgtttttttttatttttattaattggAGGTGGTCTCTGGTCGCGGCGCTGTTTGAAAAATGAAGGAATCCCTCCCTTTTTTTTTATATGttgaacacacacacaaaaaagaaggaaTCATTTGCTAGTGCCCAAATACACGTGTCGACGCCGGTTGCATGCAGCGACATAGATTTGTATAATTCtcaaaagaaaataataataataataataatggcgCCGCGTCATCCCACCGTCCCGCACCCAGGTTCTCCGGCTTTCTCCTTTCCACGGGCGACCGTCATCGGAGCCCGACCGGAAAGGCGCgcgtgggccccacccgtcagccgcGTCGCCGGGAAAAAAACGTGTGCCCTGGCCAgggtgggccccacccgtcagccgcGTCGCCGGGGAAAAAGCGCGTGCGCTGGCCagggtggggcccacctgtcagccgcGTCCCCGCCGCTGGAATTGGAAAAAGGCAGGCAGTAATTCCCGTGGCAACCCTCCGATAAATACGAGGGGGGAGGAGAGCCTCCTCGCCTCGCCATTCCCCCCCACCCATCCGTCCGCCACCACCGAACCCATCCACCCGTCCGCCGTCGCGATCCATCCGGCCCGACCAGACCCACAAGCCGGGCCAGGCGGCGGGCGACGaccggggaggaggaggcggcggatcgGGGGACGGACGGGCGGATGGGCGGCGGGCAGTAGGACGGCGGCGGGACGCGGCTGGAGCGGCGGGAggagggcgagggcggcggcggcggcggcaccacCATGTCTGCGGTAGTCTGCGGCaagaggtcctcctccatcttcgcGGACGACCTGCTGCTCCAacaggcctcctcctcctcccctccctccccccgcCACAGCCCCGCGCCCAAGCGCTCCCGCTACGCGCACCACCACCTCCGCCGGGACGGCCGGGACGCGCTCCTCAACCACCTCCGGGCCGCCTTCCCCGCCATGGATCCCCAGGTAACTCGGCCCCCGCCCCCGCTTTACCTTTTCCCCTCGATTTGACCTAGTTTCCGGGTCTCCGGCGCCGAAAGACGGGCCATTTCCACGGATTGACTGCGGGTAGGCGTTCGCCGGCTAGATTTCCCGGCCATTTCGGGCGGATTCCTCCGTTACTTTTAATTGTGATGAATGGCAAGGGGCGCGGCTTTGGACGCTGCTGCTAGATTTGAGATTTGCTATTTACGGGCGCCTCGATGCCGAAGGCCAGATCCCCAAAGGTTCGCTCGTGCTCATCTCCTTGCCTGATGTGGAAAGGGAGGCGTGCAACCCCAGTCTGAATGAATTCCGTCTTTCTGGGTCACGCAGGGGGTAAGGCATCAAGATGCGGTGAGGAAGCACAACTTGGTTCTGAATTCGGGTAGCGTCAACCCATTCTGAGGGGGGAGGCCGCCCTGCGATTCTCGACCAACAGGGAAAGCGTTGGTCTTTTCCAGACAAAAAATGCAATCAACAACACATATGGCTGTTATTCTTTATGAGTTACTATGTGTTTAGTATTGTGGCATTCCTGGGAAGCTTACAAGTGCAGATATAGGGAAACTAGCTGCTTCTACTTCAGTTTGATACATGTGTAATACGTACAACCTCAGTTTGATACATGTGTAATACGTACAACCTCCGTCCGAAAAAAGCtggtgctagatacattcatttgagggatAAGCTTGGGCAAgttttttcggacagagggagtacatgcttAGGAATCCAACGTTAGACGGGTAATGACTTGCAGTTGCATAGTGTCTGCTTGCGGGTGCATAGGATGACTTGCAAGGGTGGGTTTCCTGCCCCCAGGGACCCGGACATGGTTACCTTACTCTAAGAAGGGCTCAATTGCTTACGTAGTTTATCATCTCAATTGTTGTACCGCTGACTAAATCTTATGCAGATGTTTGCTATTGTTTCTGTGCATGTAGCTGACTATGGTTGCTCATAATGATTTCAGTTGCTTGAGAGGGCCCTTGAAGCGTCCGGAGATGATTTGGATGATGCAATAAAGAGTCTGAAGGAGCTGCACCTCATGGAGTCAAATCAGGCTAACCTGTCGGCCGCTGGTTCCGCGTTTGAAAACGGGCCGACTGCAGTCCAGCCATCTGTTGAAGGTATATCTTCCACCAAAAGCTGTTCCATTTCCAGGGCACATAGTGGTAATGGATAACATCGTGCTTCCTCATGCATTTGTCCCCGTTGCAGTaaccacgcacacacacacaacagTGCTGTAATATTATCTTCATATTCTAGACATCTAGAAACCCTGCATGCTGCATTTACTTATGTTTTATTGTTACATTTCTACAAGGTCATGCGCTGTCATTTCAAAACAGAGAACATGTGCAGATCCATTTGTCATATGAACTTATGGAGTATGCATGTCACTGTATGTGATTGTATGCCCGTAGATTCAGATCACCGCACCCTCGGCCATTCTTACATGTTTTGCATTGATTAGAATAACAGTTCATCTCTCTATCCAGTAGCACCAAACACTCAATTTCTTGCACTATTACATACCACATGACTGCTCTGCAACGATTAGTCGTTAATTTCATAAGCTTATCATCATATTGACAAGAGCAACAATGTTCCTTATGTTGGCAGGTATTGTTACCAGCGGCGGTGTGGACACAGCTACTGAACACCAACCTGCCGCAGCTAGCCAGCAGCCAAGTAATAGTGGCCCTGAATGGGTTGATCTTTTTGTGAGGGAGATGTCAAATGCTTCTGACATGGACGATGCGCGGGCTCGTGCATCAAGAGCTCTGGAAGCCTTGACGAAGTCCATCCTGGAGGGTGCAGGAGCTGAAGCAGCACAGAGCTTGCATCAGGTAGCCGCTAAATAAATGTCTCGAGGATGAAATGGCCTTGGGATTATAATTAGAAAATAGTGATGCCTGACAAGATCCTGTTTTCTTTTTATTGGCAAAACAGGAAAACATGATGCTCAAGGAGCAGATGACGGCCGTCCTGTCGCAGAACGCGGTCCTGAAGCGCGCGGTGGCGATCCAGCACGAGCGGCAGAAGGAGTTTGACGAGCGGAGCCACGAGGTGCAGGGCCTGAAGCAGCTCGTCCTGCAGTACCAGGAGCAGCTGAGGACTCTCGAGGTGACGGTCGACCCCTCCCTCCTCGTCTAGGGCCCTTCCTTTCGGCAAACCCACGCATCCTTTTCTGTTTGAGACATGTGAACTGAAGAATCTACTTTGTGTGTTGCAGATCAACAACTACGCGCTGCAGATGCATCTGAAGCAGGCCCAGCAGAGCAGCTCCATGCCCGGGCGCTATAACCCGGACGTCTTCTAGCTTGGCTTGAGGGTGATGATGATGAGCCCTGGCTTGCCCGGGATTGAGAGTTGAGACTAGTGGTGCTCTGCCGTAGAAAAAATGTTGTTGTCTGG
This genomic window contains:
- the LOC123156827 gene encoding uncharacterized protein, whose product is MSAVVCGKRSSSIFADDLLLQQASSSSPPSPRHSPAPKRSRYAHHHLRRDGRDALLNHLRAAFPAMDPQLLERALEASGDDLDDAIKSLKELHLMESNQANLSAAGSAFENGPTAVQPSVEGIVTSGGVDTATEHQPAAASQQPSNSGPEWVDLFVREMSNASDMDDARARASRALEALTKSILEGAGAEAAQSLHQENMMLKEQMTAVLSQNAVLKRAVAIQHERQKEFDERSHEVQGLKQLVLQYQEQLRTLEINNYALQMHLKQAQQSSSMPGRYNPDVF